The window GATGCCGCGGATGGCGAAGCCCAGCTCGTAGACGTTGATGGCCGGCGCCGACTTGCTCATGATCCCCAGCACCACGTCCGTGATGAAGATGGAGATGAGGATGGGCGCGGTCAGCTGGATCGCCGTCACGAGGACGCTCCCCGTATCGTGGATGAACTGGTCGGTCATCGCCAGCATGTCGATCCGGTGCTTGGGGAGCTCGAAGAGCGGGAGGACGTCGTAGCTCTCGAGCAGCGTCTTGAAAAAATAGAGATGCCCGCCGATCGTCAGGAAGATCACGATGCCGAACTGGAAATTCAAGGTGCCGAAGAGGGTCGTCTGCTCGCCCAATTGCGGGATCAAGAGGCGGGCCTGCGCGGCTCCGCGCTGATTGTCGATGACGCCGCCGGCCGCCTCGAAGGCGTGAAAGACGATGCCGGACGCGATGCCGATGGCGATGCCGTAAAAGGCCTCCTTGAAGTAGAGAAGAAAAAGGGCCATCGGCGCCTTGGGAATGATCGATGCGTCCGCCGGGGCCAGGTAGGGGAAGAGAAAGACCGTCATGACGAGCGAGAACCCGAGCCTAATCATGCCGGGCACGGGCTTTCCGACCAGGAACGGGATGATCGCCGTGATCATGACGAAGCGGAGCATGATGAGCGTCCCCACGTTGAAGACGTACGTCCAGTCCGCGTTGATTCCTAGAACCCTGAGAGCATCATTCATTTGACGTAAATGTAGAACGTGTCGAGCAGAGACGTCGCGAAGTTCATGAGTTGGACGAAGATCCACGGACCCACGACGGCCAAGGTCACCATGATGCCGATGAGTTTCGGCACGAAGGTGAGCGTCTGCTCCTGCACCTGCGTCGTCGCCTGCATGATGCCGACGGTGAGGCCCAGGAGCATCGCCGTGAGGACCGGCGGGGCGGTCAGGATCAGCGTCAGGTAAAGGGCCTGCTTGGTGATGGAGATGAGATACGCGGGATCCATGAGCTTATGTATACCCCAAAATCAGCCCCTTCGCTATCAAGTGCCATCCGTCCACCAGCACGAACAACAGCAGTTTGAACGGCAGCGCCACGGTGATCGGCGAGATCTGGAACATGCCGAGCGAGAGGAGGACGTTCGTCACGACGAGGTCGATGACCAGGAACGGCAGGAAGATAATGAACCCGATCTGAAAGGCCTCGGTCAGCTCCGAGATGACGAAGGCCGGAATCAGCGTCTCGAAGGAATCTTCCGACACCTGTTCGCGGTCCTCCGCCTTGCGCATTTTTTTCGCGAGCGTCGTGAACAGCTCCTTTTCCTTGGCGTGGGCGTTCTTGGCCAGGAAGACCCGCATGGGCTCCTTGGCCTCCTTCACCGCCTGCACAAGGAGGTTGACCGTCACCTCCGAAAGCACCGGCTGGTTGGAGCCCTGGTTGATGGTCGCCCCGGCCGTCCGGTAGATCTCCAGGCCCGTCGGGACCATGATGTAGACCGTCAGGATCATCGCCAGCCCCGTGATGATCGTATTGGGCGGAATCTGCTGCGTGCCCATGGCGTTGCGGATGAGCGAGAGCACGACGGCGATCTTCACGAACGACGTCGTCATCATGATGACGAACGGCAGGAGCGAGAGCGCCCCGAGGATGGAGATGAGCAGGAGGGGCCTGGAAATCGCCTGCTGCGCGGCCGTGCCCCCGGCGAGTCCCGGAATCTCCATGGCCTGGCCGAAGGCCTTTTGCGAGACCAGAAGGGGGATCAGGAGCAGCAGAAAAAAAAGCTTCTTGGGGATCCTGCGGACGAGTTTCAAGATTTTCCTCCCGAGGCGATCTTTTCACCCTCCAACGGGGAAAGTTCGGTGATGAGTTGCAGACTGTGCTCGCTTGCCCCCAACACGAAATAGCGTTCGAGAATTTTGACCAGATACAGGCTCTTGTGCGGATCGAGCCGGACGGCGTCCTCGATCGAGGCCCAGGACGCGCCCCCCCGCCGGCCGAATTTGGTGCGGGGCAGGACGAAGCGGAAGAGAAAGAGCGCCAATCCCAGGACCAAGACGAGTCCGATCACCATTTTGACGAAGAGCCAGGTGAAATCCGGGGTTGGGTTCATTTGAGTAATTTGAGGACGCGAATCCCGAGTTTGCCGTCGACCTCGACCAATTCTCCCTTCCCCACCACCTTGCCGGCGGCGACGAGATCGACGGGTTCGGCCGGCGAACGCTCCAGGTCCATCACCTGACCGATCCGCAGGGCCAGAAGGTCCTTCACCGTGAAGCTCTTCCGCCCCATCACGATGACCAGCGGGACCGTCATGTCGGGGGCCAGATCGAGCAGCTCCTTGACCGGAGGCTCGCCCTCGGGGATCGCCTCCATCATCTCCGCGACGTCCGCCGCAACCTCGGGAACAGGTTGGGCCCCGGGGTCGGCCGCGCGCCCCTGTTTGGGAACCTGCGGCGCCTTCAGGTCGATGCGCGTGGGCTCTTCCGTCTCGTGGACCGTCTCCTCGCCCCCCTCGCCCAAATCCGGCGGCGGCGGCTCGAAGTTATCCATCGCGTCGAGCTCGGAGAGGTACGGATCCTTCTTACTCACATCATCCATAGTTATACCTGTTGTTCCAAATCGACGGCGGTGAGCTTCACTTGCAACCCGTCCGGCGAGGGGACGATTTCGCCTCGAAAAGACCCTCGCTCGCCGCGTCCCACGCGCACGGACACGGCGCCGGAAAGCCTCCCCTTCTGAATCCTCGCCTGCGTCCGTTCGAGAAGAATCACGTCCCCCGGTTCGAGGCGGTTGATGTCGGCCACCTTGAGCGCCGTCCGTCCGAGCTCCGTCCAGACGTCCGTCTGCACGAACCCGAGGTTTGCGAGCCGCGCCCCGTAGTACTCCGTCTCCCGATCGCCCGTGGGCGAAGCGCCCTCCAGGGGTTCCAAGAAGGCCTTCTGCGCCATCGGCCCGGGGAGGATCAGCCGCGCGTAACCGGCGCGGTTTCCGAGGGAAAGATGGAACGAAAAATAGATGCCGTCCGGCTGGTTCTTGAAGAACGGCGCCAACTCTTCCGGCGACGACCGGAAACCCTCCATGCGGAAGTGAACGCGCGCCTGCTTCCCGCAGCGGTCGAAGATCAGGGAGAAGATCTTGAGGAAGAGAAACGACAGCACGCCTTCCTCGATCTCGGTCAGCGGCCGGATCATCGTCAGCGGCTCGCCGGCCCCTCCCAAGAGCTTGTCGATCGCCATGTGGGCGATGAGGGGGTCGATCTCCAGCACGCCCTTGGCATCGAGCGGCGGGAGTCCGAAGAGGAGGTAGATGCCCTGGCGCGTGAGACCTTGCAGCTTTTGCGGAATGTTCACCGCGGCCATGTGGTCCCGTTGGAAGGAAAACGTCGGGCCGATCTCTCGCCCGATCAGAATCTTGAGGGCCTTGCCCAACTCGTCCGAAAACCCGATCCGGGGCAGATAGGTCTGAACGGCCTCGAGGAGCTTGGCGTCCTGGCGGGAGACCTTCGGCAATTTAGAGAAATCAAACGGGACAACGTCCAAAAGGCCCCCTGTCTGTTGTGGATAAAGTGGGCTAAGTCCTCTAAACCATTACCACATTTATAGACCCGACATCAATGCCTTTCTCGGTGAGGACCTTTCTCAGTTCTCCCTTTTGGGCGTTGAAGAGGTTCAGGACGTCTTCCGACTGGGCGATGAATGTGGCATCCACCTTGCCCTTGGAGACGGAGACCTTGAGCTTCAGGCCCTTGAAGGCCTCTTCGTGGAGTTGCATGTCCAGCTCCTTGTCCCCGTCCGTCTTGGTGACGATGCGGCAATACTGGACGAGCTGGTCCATGACGCTCTTGGGGATCACGTTGGGGTCCTTGGGCGGCTTGGGCGGCGGAGTGGCCAGCGTCGTCGTCCCCACGGACTGGGCGGCCTGCAGCTCCATCTCGAAACGCCCGCGCACGTTCTGCAGGACCATCCCCTCGCCTTGCGCCCCTTGCATCTCCGGGGGCAACATCGGCGCGCCGCGGCCCTGGCGGCCGGTGCCGGAACCGAATCCCTGTCCGCCCTGACCACCCTCGCCGCCCTCGCGTTCGCCGGTGGAACTCCGGCCGATGACGCGCCGGTCGGCCTCTTTGGCCCGGGGACCGGAGACTTCCTTCGAATCGCCGG is drawn from bacterium and contains these coding sequences:
- a CDS encoding flagellar biosynthetic protein FliR; this translates as MNDALRVLGINADWTYVFNVGTLIMLRFVMITAIIPFLVGKPVPGMIRLGFSLVMTVFLFPYLAPADASIIPKAPMALFLLYFKEAFYGIAIGIASGIVFHAFEAAGGVIDNQRGAAQARLLIPQLGEQTTLFGTLNFQFGIVIFLTIGGHLYFFKTLLESYDVLPLFELPKHRIDMLAMTDQFIHDTGSVLVTAIQLTAPILISIFITDVVLGIMSKSAPAINVYELGFAIRGI
- the sctS gene encoding type III secretion system export apparatus subunit SctS, producing MDPAYLISITKQALYLTLILTAPPVLTAMLLGLTVGIMQATTQVQEQTLTFVPKLIGIMVTLAVVGPWIFVQLMNFATSLLDTFYIYVK
- the sctR gene encoding type III secretion system export apparatus subunit SctR, with product MKLVRRIPKKLFFLLLLIPLLVSQKAFGQAMEIPGLAGGTAAQQAISRPLLLISILGALSLLPFVIMMTTSFVKIAVVLSLIRNAMGTQQIPPNTIITGLAMILTVYIMVPTGLEIYRTAGATINQGSNQPVLSEVTVNLLVQAVKEAKEPMRVFLAKNAHAKEKELFTTLAKKMRKAEDREQVSEDSFETLIPAFVISELTEAFQIGFIIFLPFLVIDLVVTNVLLSLGMFQISPITVALPFKLLLFVLVDGWHLIAKGLILGYT
- a CDS encoding flagellar biosynthetic protein FliO, which gives rise to MNPTPDFTWLFVKMVIGLVLVLGLALFLFRFVLPRTKFGRRGGASWASIEDAVRLDPHKSLYLVKILERYFVLGASEHSLQLITELSPLEGEKIASGGKS
- a CDS encoding FliM/FliN family flagellar motor switch protein — encoded protein: MDDVSKKDPYLSELDAMDNFEPPPPDLGEGGEETVHETEEPTRIDLKAPQVPKQGRAADPGAQPVPEVAADVAEMMEAIPEGEPPVKELLDLAPDMTVPLVIVMGRKSFTVKDLLALRIGQVMDLERSPAEPVDLVAAGKVVGKGELVEVDGKLGIRVLKLLK
- a CDS encoding FliM/FliN family flagellar motor switch protein → MPKVSRQDAKLLEAVQTYLPRIGFSDELGKALKILIGREIGPTFSFQRDHMAAVNIPQKLQGLTRQGIYLLFGLPPLDAKGVLEIDPLIAHMAIDKLLGGAGEPLTMIRPLTEIEEGVLSFLFLKIFSLIFDRCGKQARVHFRMEGFRSSPEELAPFFKNQPDGIYFSFHLSLGNRAGYARLILPGPMAQKAFLEPLEGASPTGDRETEYYGARLANLGFVQTDVWTELGRTALKVADINRLEPGDVILLERTQARIQKGRLSGAVSVRVGRGERGSFRGEIVPSPDGLQVKLTAVDLEQQV
- a CDS encoding flagellar hook-length control protein FliK; the protein is MENKPDVRRETIRPDRQGASQGGRLLTPKLPGEKTAFDKVMEETKNDSFMDRMPGGNQGAETQTREAVRSVASQQERFGRPKEDLSKKTSRERDDDRDDAAKPGDSKEVSGPRAKEADRRVIGRSSTGEREGGEGGQGGQGFGSGTGRQGRGAPMLPPEMQGAQGEGMVLQNVRGRFEMELQAAQSVGTTTLATPPPKPPKDPNVIPKSVMDQLVQYCRIVTKTDGDKELDMQLHEEAFKGLKLKVSVSKGKVDATFIAQSEDVLNLFNAQKGELRKVLTEKGIDVGSINVVMV